From one Sphingomonas sp. BT-65 genomic stretch:
- a CDS encoding metallophosphoesterase — MKRVLAVLLLLALAVPLIGYRNATADPIVRHANIGFQSWPANTPPIRVALLADIHVQGPDLSPERMARIAAQVSAQKPDLILIAGDFSGDRALSTRLYSEAEIAGSLKGLRAPLGVYAVLGNHDHWRDGPAMRRAVEAAGIPVLVNQAVRAGPLTITGADDIHTRNADVAALTRAAAALPGPTVALSHSPDIAPLLPPRFGLVLAGHTHCGQIVLPVIGYLATASHHGERYACGMIREPGRTTIISGGIGTSVLPLRFGAPPDFWIVTMGPLAPAAAPR; from the coding sequence ATGAAGCGCGTGCTCGCCGTCCTGCTGCTGCTCGCGCTGGCGGTGCCGCTCATCGGCTATCGCAACGCCACCGCCGATCCGATCGTGCGCCACGCCAATATCGGCTTCCAGAGCTGGCCCGCGAACACACCGCCGATCCGCGTCGCATTGCTTGCCGACATCCATGTCCAGGGCCCCGATCTCAGCCCGGAACGCATGGCGCGCATCGCCGCGCAGGTGAGCGCGCAGAAGCCCGACCTCATCCTGATCGCGGGGGATTTCAGCGGCGACCGCGCACTCAGCACGCGCCTCTATTCGGAGGCCGAGATCGCCGGTTCGCTCAAAGGTCTCCGGGCACCGCTCGGCGTCTATGCCGTGCTCGGCAACCATGATCACTGGCGCGACGGCCCGGCGATGCGGCGCGCGGTGGAAGCGGCGGGCATCCCGGTTCTCGTCAATCAGGCGGTGCGTGCCGGGCCGCTCACCATTACCGGCGCCGACGACATCCATACCCGCAACGCCGATGTCGCAGCGCTCACCCGCGCCGCCGCAGCGCTGCCCGGCCCCACGGTGGCGCTGAGCCACAGCCCGGACATCGCGCCGCTGCTGCCGCCGCGTTTCGGGCTCGTCCTCGCCGGGCACACGCATTGCGGCCAGATCGTGCTTCCCGTGATCGGCTATCTCGCCACCGCCTCGCACCATGGCGAGCGCTACGCCTGCGGCATGATTCGCGAACCCGGTCGCACCACGATCATCTCGGGCGGGATCGGCACCAGCGTGCTGCCGCTGCGCTTCGGCGCGCCGCCCGATTTCTGGATCGTCACCATGGGCCCTCTCGCGCCGGCCGCCGCGCCGCGCTAG
- a CDS encoding phosphatidylserine/phosphatidylglycerophosphate/cardiolipin synthase family protein, translating to MQQADPTRPAIAPGLPPEPPPQPVFAVEGNRLTLLDTGPRRLGALLELIEGARVSLRLLYYIYTDDAVGERVRDAMTAAVARGVDVTLIVDGLGSDPAYDNDFFAPLREAGGNVCFFVPRLGRRYLLRNHQKVALADAETAEARVIIGGFNIQDDYFGAPGSDGWRDLGLLVEGPAAARLGGYFDALWRWAKRPRAPLRVLRKALADWSEPEGKLRWLMGGPTRRLSPWARAVRRDLKHARRIDILAAYFFPSPAMLLRLGRAARRGGQVRVVLPSITDNALTIWAARFTYRGLLRRGVRIFEYLPTKLHTKLFVIDDAVQIGSANFDMRSLFLNLEVMLRIEDRAFAAHVRAYVDAEVGRSLEVTPELHRARTGLWTRIKQAAVYLVVGVLDYRLTRLLNFGPRD from the coding sequence ATGCAGCAGGCCGATCCGACCCGACCCGCAATCGCGCCCGGCCTGCCGCCCGAGCCGCCGCCGCAGCCGGTATTCGCGGTCGAGGGCAACCGGCTGACCTTGCTCGACACCGGCCCGCGGCGGCTGGGTGCGCTGCTCGAGCTGATCGAGGGCGCGCGCGTCTCGCTGCGGCTGCTCTACTATATCTACACCGACGATGCCGTTGGCGAACGCGTGCGCGATGCCATGACCGCGGCGGTCGCGCGGGGCGTGGACGTGACACTGATCGTCGACGGGCTGGGCAGCGATCCCGCTTATGACAACGACTTCTTCGCGCCGCTGCGCGAGGCGGGGGGCAATGTCTGCTTCTTCGTGCCGCGGCTTGGCCGCCGATACCTGCTGCGCAACCACCAGAAGGTCGCGCTGGCCGATGCCGAGACGGCGGAGGCGCGCGTCATCATTGGCGGGTTCAACATCCAGGACGATTATTTCGGCGCGCCGGGCAGCGATGGCTGGCGCGACCTGGGGTTGCTGGTGGAAGGGCCTGCGGCGGCGCGGCTCGGCGGCTATTTCGACGCGCTGTGGCGCTGGGCGAAGCGGCCGCGCGCGCCGTTGCGCGTGCTGCGCAAGGCGCTGGCGGACTGGAGCGAGCCCGAGGGCAAGTTGCGCTGGCTGATGGGCGGGCCGACGCGGCGGCTGTCGCCCTGGGCACGCGCGGTGCGGCGCGACCTCAAGCATGCGCGGCGGATCGACATCCTCGCCGCCTATTTCTTCCCGAGTCCCGCGATGCTGCTGCGCCTCGGCCGCGCGGCGCGGCGCGGCGGGCAGGTGCGGGTGGTGCTCCCGTCGATCACCGACAATGCGCTGACGATCTGGGCGGCGCGCTTCACCTATCGCGGGCTGCTGCGGCGCGGGGTGCGGATCTTCGAGTATCTGCCGACCAAGCTGCACACCAAATTGTTCGTGATCGACGACGCGGTACAGATCGGATCGGCCAATTTCGACATGCGCAGCCTGTTCCTCAACCTCGAGGTGATGCTGCGCATCGAGGACCGCGCCTTTGCCGCGCATGTCCGCGCCTATGTCGATGCCGAGGTGGGGAGGTCCCTCGAAGTGACGCCCGAACTGCATCGCGCGCGCACGGGTCTCTGGACCCGGATCAAGCAGGCGGCGGTGTATCTGGTGGTGGGCGTGCTCGACTATCGTTTGACGCGATTGCTCAATTTCGGGCCGCGCGACTGA
- a CDS encoding murein L,D-transpeptidase catalytic domain family protein: MSEMMEAVATRRAFLKSAAAVAGTGLLAGCAARTVSTAAVPAPPVPVPTPPPVATPVAQATPTIVAPRGIRPELFQRAMAALQRHGSRIRQQDRIAIADFSMPSSRLRFHLVDLHNGLTRSMLVAHGIGSDPEHTGMLQRFSNEVNSEATCEGAFLAANYYVGQHQLSQRLIGLDATNNNALDRAIVIHAAWYSNSDMIAKHGKLGRSQGCFAVGERELDKVFSLLGEGRMIYAEKSA, encoded by the coding sequence ATGAGTGAGATGATGGAAGCCGTGGCCACGCGCCGCGCGTTTTTGAAATCGGCGGCTGCGGTCGCGGGCACCGGGCTGCTTGCCGGCTGCGCCGCGCGCACCGTCTCGACCGCCGCGGTTCCAGCCCCGCCGGTTCCCGTCCCCACGCCGCCGCCGGTCGCGACGCCCGTGGCACAGGCCACGCCCACCATCGTCGCTCCGCGCGGCATCCGGCCCGAGCTGTTCCAGCGCGCGATGGCCGCGCTGCAGCGCCATGGCAGCCGAATCCGCCAGCAGGACCGCATCGCGATCGCCGATTTCTCGATGCCCTCGTCGCGGCTGCGCTTCCACCTCGTCGACCTGCACAACGGCCTGACGCGCTCGATGCTCGTCGCGCACGGCATCGGCTCGGATCCCGAGCATACCGGCATGCTCCAGCGCTTCTCGAACGAGGTGAATTCCGAAGCGACGTGCGAGGGCGCGTTCCTCGCCGCCAACTATTATGTCGGCCAGCACCAGCTCTCGCAGCGGCTGATCGGCCTCGATGCCACCAACAACAATGCGCTCGACCGCGCCATCGTGATCCACGCCGCCTGGTATTCCAATTCCGACATGATCGCGAAGCATGGCAAGCTCGGCCGCAGCCAGGGCTGCTTCGCGGTGGGCGAGCGGGAGCTGGACAAGGTCTTCAGCCTGCTCGGCGAAGGCCGGATGATCTACGCCGAAAAGAGCGCCTGA
- a CDS encoding 1-acyl-sn-glycerol-3-phosphate acyltransferase, with amino-acid sequence MHYLWRLLRLPSPWPRWFLGRAARIAGARVRTIGTPLRRDVFYISNHLSWIDILALGGASGTAFVAKAEIGTAPVVGWLASLNRTVYVKRENRMGVAEQINELRDALAENWAITVFPEGTTTDGKSLLPFKTPMLRVLEPPPPGVMVQPVLLDYGEVGEEIGWIGEEGGLNNARRVLARKHSFPLRITFLEPFDPRDFPGRKAIAAESRRRIEDALVAALGGPLRPFAWTVAPVNYAGPPPATD; translated from the coding sequence ATGCACTATCTGTGGCGGCTGCTGCGCCTGCCATCGCCGTGGCCGCGCTGGTTTCTCGGCCGCGCCGCGCGGATCGCGGGCGCGCGGGTGCGGACCATCGGCACCCCGCTCCGCCGCGACGTATTCTACATCTCCAACCACCTCTCCTGGATCGACATCCTCGCATTGGGCGGCGCCAGCGGCACCGCGTTCGTCGCCAAGGCGGAGATCGGCACGGCGCCGGTGGTCGGCTGGCTCGCGAGCCTCAACCGCACCGTCTACGTCAAGCGCGAGAACCGCATGGGCGTGGCCGAGCAGATCAACGAGCTGCGCGATGCGCTTGCCGAGAACTGGGCGATCACCGTGTTTCCCGAAGGCACCACCACCGACGGCAAGTCGCTGCTGCCGTTCAAGACGCCGATGCTGCGCGTGCTCGAGCCGCCGCCGCCGGGGGTGATGGTCCAGCCCGTCCTCCTCGATTACGGCGAGGTCGGCGAGGAGATCGGCTGGATCGGTGAGGAAGGCGGCCTCAACAATGCCCGCCGCGTGCTCGCGCGCAAGCACAGCTTCCCGTTGCGCATCACCTTCCTCGAACCCTTCGATCCGCGCGATTTCCCCGGCCGTAAGGCGATCGCCGCGGAAAGCCGCCGCCGCATCGAGGACGCGCTCGTCGCCGCGCTCGGCGGGCCGCTGCGCCCCTTCGCCTGGACGGTCGCGCCGGTGAACTATGCGGGACCGCCGCCTGCGACGGACTAA
- a CDS encoding NAD(+) synthase, protein MAKHRFHSIHAHGLVRVGACTPSASAGDIAANTASHIELAKQGDAAGADLLVFTELGISGYALDDLHLQDAVLRATRQGLAELVAASAKLKPVLVVGAALERNNRLYNCAVVIARGRVLGVVPKTFLPNYREYYEKRWFASGAGLSGEIELAGQTAPFGTDLIFAAEDLPDFVFHAEICEDFWAPIPPSTYGALAGATILCNLSASNVLIGKARQRAMLCAAQSERGVGAYVFSAAGPGESTTDLAWDGQSLIYELGELLAASGRFDVEAEIVLADIDVARIRQERMRFGTFNDSAAALGHPETEFRRICFRHDAGFDDIGLHRKIRRYPFVPNTPGKLDEDCYEAFNIQVEGLRKRIAATGSQKLVIGISGGLDSTHALIVAAKAMDRLGLPRANILGFTMPGFATGEGTKSNAWALMKALGITGEEIDIRPAARQLLTDMGHPYADGEPVYDITFENVQAGLRTDYLFRLANQRGGFVVGTGDLSELALGWCTYGVGDHMSHYAVNAGVPKTLIQFLIRWCVATGQFDAETDKVLEAILAQEISPELVPADANGALQSTEDKVGPYGLNDFFLHYTVRHGLAPSKIAFLAWHAWKDASAGEWPLGIPAEARAQYDLATIRHWLEKFLFRFFVTSQFKRSAIPNGPKVSSGGALSPRGDWRAPSDGTAKPWLDELEANVPK, encoded by the coding sequence ATGGCGAAGCACCGTTTCCATTCGATTCACGCGCACGGGCTGGTGCGCGTCGGCGCCTGCACCCCGAGCGCGAGCGCGGGCGACATCGCCGCCAACACCGCGTCGCATATCGAGCTCGCGAAACAGGGCGACGCCGCCGGCGCGGACCTGCTGGTCTTCACTGAGCTCGGCATCTCCGGCTATGCGCTCGACGACCTGCATCTCCAGGACGCGGTGCTGCGTGCGACCCGGCAGGGTCTCGCCGAACTGGTCGCCGCGAGCGCCAAGCTCAAGCCCGTGCTGGTCGTCGGCGCCGCGCTCGAGCGCAACAACCGCCTCTACAATTGCGCCGTGGTGATCGCGCGGGGGCGGGTTCTGGGCGTGGTGCCCAAGACCTTCCTCCCCAATTACCGTGAATATTACGAGAAGCGCTGGTTCGCCTCGGGCGCCGGCCTTTCGGGCGAGATCGAGCTGGCCGGACAAACTGCGCCGTTCGGCACCGACCTGATCTTCGCCGCCGAGGATCTGCCGGACTTCGTCTTCCATGCCGAGATCTGCGAGGATTTCTGGGCGCCGATCCCGCCTTCGACTTATGGCGCGCTCGCCGGCGCGACGATCCTCTGCAACCTCTCGGCCTCCAACGTCCTGATCGGCAAGGCGCGCCAGCGTGCCATGCTGTGCGCGGCGCAGTCGGAGCGCGGCGTCGGCGCCTATGTCTTCTCCGCCGCCGGCCCGGGCGAGAGCACCACCGACCTCGCCTGGGACGGGCAGAGCCTGATCTACGAGCTCGGCGAGCTGCTCGCCGCCTCGGGCCGGTTCGATGTCGAGGCGGAGATCGTCCTCGCCGATATCGACGTCGCGCGGATCCGCCAGGAGCGGATGCGCTTCGGCACCTTCAACGACAGTGCCGCTGCACTCGGGCACCCGGAAACCGAGTTCCGCCGCATCTGCTTTCGCCACGATGCCGGCTTCGACGACATCGGCCTGCATCGGAAGATCCGCCGCTATCCCTTCGTTCCCAACACGCCCGGCAAGCTCGACGAGGATTGCTACGAGGCCTTCAACATCCAGGTCGAGGGGCTGCGCAAGCGTATCGCGGCGACGGGATCGCAGAAACTGGTGATCGGCATCTCGGGCGGGCTCGACTCCACCCATGCGCTGATCGTCGCGGCCAAGGCGATGGACCGGCTCGGCCTGCCGCGCGCCAACATCCTCGGCTTCACCATGCCCGGCTTCGCGACCGGCGAAGGCACCAAGTCCAATGCATGGGCGCTGATGAAGGCGCTCGGCATCACCGGCGAGGAGATCGACATCCGCCCCGCCGCGCGCCAGCTGCTCACCGACATGGGCCACCCCTATGCCGATGGCGAGCCGGTCTACGACATCACCTTCGAGAATGTGCAGGCGGGCCTGCGGACCGACTATCTCTTCCGCCTCGCCAACCAGCGCGGCGGCTTCGTCGTCGGCACCGGCGACCTCAGCGAACTCGCGCTCGGCTGGTGCACCTATGGCGTCGGCGACCATATGTCGCACTATGCGGTCAATGCCGGCGTGCCCAAGACGCTGATCCAGTTCCTGATCCGCTGGTGCGTCGCGACCGGCCAGTTCGACGCGGAAACCGACAAGGTACTCGAAGCGATCCTCGCGCAGGAAATCTCGCCCGAGCTCGTCCCCGCCGATGCCAATGGCGCGCTGCAAAGCACCGAGGACAAGGTCGGGCCGTACGGGCTCAACGACTTCTTCCTCCACTATACCGTGCGCCACGGCCTGGCGCCGTCGAAAATCGCCTTCCTCGCCTGGCACGCCTGGAAGGACGCGAGCGCAGGCGAATGGCCGCTCGGCATCCCGGCGGAGGCGCGCGCGCAGTACGACCTCGCGACGATCCGCCACTGGCTGGAGAAGTTCCTGTTCCGCTTCTTCGTGACCAGCCAGTTCAAGCGCAGCGCGATCCCCAACGGGCCCAAGGTCTCGTCGGGCGGCGCGCTCTCCCCGCGCGGCGACTGGCGCGCACCGTCCGACGGCACCGCCAAGCCGTGGCTCGACGAGCTGGAGGCCAACGTCCCTAAGTAA
- a CDS encoding CinA family protein has protein sequence MTETLSPVLPDEVDRAARDVLEAACAKDLSLATAESCTGGMLASLLTDVEGVSSTFERGFVTYSIEAKCELLGLARDFVESCGAVSREVAVAMAEGALAGSHADVALSITGFAGPGGPDDEPGLVHFACARDGRETVHREKHFGDIGRGPTRIECMRVALEMLGEAIR, from the coding sequence ATGACCGAAACCCTTTCTCCGGTCCTGCCCGACGAAGTGGACCGCGCCGCACGCGACGTGCTCGAAGCCGCCTGCGCGAAAGACCTCAGCCTCGCCACTGCCGAAAGCTGCACCGGCGGCATGCTCGCCTCGCTGCTCACCGATGTCGAAGGGGTGAGCTCGACCTTCGAACGCGGCTTCGTCACCTACTCGATCGAGGCCAAGTGCGAGCTGCTCGGCCTGGCGCGTGACTTCGTCGAAAGCTGCGGCGCGGTGAGCCGCGAAGTGGCGGTGGCGATGGCCGAGGGCGCGCTGGCTGGCAGCCATGCCGATGTCGCGCTGTCGATCACAGGTTTCGCCGGGCCTGGCGGACCTGACGACGAGCCGGGCCTGGTCCATTTCGCCTGCGCGCGCGATGGCCGTGAAACCGTGCATCGCGAGAAGCATTTCGGTGATATCGGGCGCGGACCGACTCGGATCGAATGCATGCGGGTGGCGTTGGAGATGCTGGGGGAGGCGATCCGCTAA
- a CDS encoding cisplatin damage response ATP-dependent DNA ligase has product MRAFADLLDRLIYTRSRNAKLRLIGAYLKATPDPDRGWALAALTGNIDLPAVKPAIIRALVNERVDPVLFQLSRDFVGDTAETVALIWPEPAVPPLADEPLTVSAVVDRLGSLSRSDAPAALGAMLDRLEADERYALLKLATGALRVGVSARLAKTALAEAFGLDVDAVEEVWHGLQPPYAPLFDWAEGRGAQPTAADVPVFRPFMLAHPLEETEVDLADYAAEWKWDGIRVQLVHVAGETRLYSRAGDDITGSFPEVAAAFATPGVLDGELLVKGEAQGGEGGAASFNALQQRLGRKQVPAKMLADYPAFVRLYDILFDGAEDLRELGWSERRARLEAFAARLDRERFDVSALIEAEDFAALEELRAGARDAAIEGVMLKRRDSPYVTGRRAGLWYKWKRDPLIADCVLMYAQRGSGKRSSFYSDYTFGAWTGDPALGAELLPVGKAYFGFTDEELKWLDRFVRNHTVARFGPVREVEKTLVLEVAFDSIHVSKRHKSGLAMRFPRISRIRTDKRASEADTIAGLERLVT; this is encoded by the coding sequence ATGCGCGCCTTTGCCGACCTGCTCGACCGGCTGATCTACACGCGCTCGCGCAACGCCAAGTTGCGGCTGATCGGCGCGTATTTGAAGGCGACACCCGATCCCGATCGCGGCTGGGCGCTGGCGGCGCTGACCGGAAACATCGACCTGCCCGCGGTCAAGCCCGCGATCATCCGCGCACTGGTGAACGAGCGCGTCGATCCGGTGCTGTTCCAGCTGAGCCGCGATTTCGTGGGCGACACCGCGGAAACGGTCGCGCTGATCTGGCCCGAACCCGCGGTGCCGCCGCTCGCGGACGAACCGCTGACGGTGAGCGCAGTGGTTGACCGGCTCGGCAGCCTGTCGCGATCCGACGCGCCCGCCGCGCTCGGTGCGATGCTCGACCGGCTGGAGGCAGACGAGCGCTATGCCTTGCTCAAGCTTGCCACCGGCGCGTTGCGCGTCGGGGTGTCGGCACGGCTCGCCAAGACTGCGCTGGCCGAGGCGTTCGGGCTCGACGTCGACGCGGTGGAGGAGGTGTGGCACGGGCTGCAGCCGCCCTATGCGCCGCTGTTCGACTGGGCCGAGGGGCGCGGCGCGCAGCCGACCGCGGCGGACGTGCCGGTGTTCCGCCCGTTCATGCTCGCGCATCCCCTCGAAGAGACTGAGGTCGATCTCGCCGACTACGCGGCCGAGTGGAAATGGGACGGCATTCGCGTCCAGCTCGTCCATGTCGCGGGCGAGACGCGGCTCTACAGCCGCGCGGGCGACGACATCACCGGGAGCTTTCCCGAGGTCGCGGCGGCATTCGCGACGCCGGGCGTGCTCGACGGCGAGCTGCTGGTGAAGGGCGAAGCGCAGGGGGGCGAAGGCGGCGCGGCGAGCTTCAACGCGCTCCAGCAGCGGCTCGGGCGCAAGCAGGTGCCGGCGAAGATGCTGGCGGACTATCCCGCGTTCGTGCGGCTCTACGATATCCTGTTCGACGGGGCCGAGGACTTGCGCGAGCTCGGCTGGAGCGAGCGGCGCGCGCGGCTCGAGGCGTTCGCGGCGCGGCTCGATCGCGAGCGGTTCGACGTCTCGGCGCTGATCGAGGCGGAGGATTTCGCCGCGCTGGAGGAATTGCGCGCGGGCGCCCGCGACGCAGCGATCGAGGGGGTGATGCTCAAGCGGCGCGACTCCCCCTATGTCACCGGGCGGCGCGCCGGGCTGTGGTATAAATGGAAGCGCGATCCGCTGATCGCCGACTGCGTACTGATGTACGCGCAGCGCGGGTCAGGGAAGCGCTCGTCCTTCTATTCGGACTATACGTTCGGCGCGTGGACCGGCGATCCTGCTCTTGGGGCAGAGCTGCTGCCGGTGGGCAAGGCCTATTTCGGGTTCACCGACGAGGAGCTGAAGTGGCTCGACCGCTTCGTGCGCAATCACACGGTCGCGCGGTTCGGGCCGGTGCGTGAGGTCGAGAAGACATTGGTGCTGGAGGTGGCGTTCGACTCGATCCACGTCTCGAAGCGGCACAAGTCGGGCCTGGCGATGCGCTTTCCGCGGATCAGCCGCATCCGCACCGACAAGCGCGCAAGCGAAGCCGACACGATCGCCGGCCTCGAACGTCTCGTTACTTAG
- a CDS encoding L,D-transpeptidase family protein codes for MRARLRAALASGLGLALAAAAPAAAQQVRATGTDEVLLRNGQWAWLDEATYQKAGGPGAISILISLPGQIAYVYRDGVLIAASTVSTGKRGKSTPPGEFTILQKRVFHRSNLYSNAPMPFMQRLTWTGIALHAGHLPGYPASHGCIRFPREFAKRLFEITELGGQVSVVDYEIVDPRVRRGVPRLVPEQIAKAAEPPFLRADLAAFRTVGFDVVTASNDVIIPGVELRDVVSDGGVPYAPLKPVLQKSPQRRR; via the coding sequence GTGCGGGCAAGGTTGCGGGCGGCGCTGGCGAGTGGACTTGGGCTCGCGCTCGCCGCCGCCGCGCCCGCCGCCGCGCAGCAGGTTCGCGCCACCGGGACCGACGAGGTGCTGCTGCGCAACGGGCAATGGGCGTGGCTCGACGAAGCAACCTACCAGAAGGCCGGCGGGCCCGGCGCGATCTCGATCCTGATCAGCCTGCCGGGCCAGATCGCCTATGTCTATCGCGACGGGGTGCTGATCGCCGCGTCCACCGTCTCGACCGGCAAGCGCGGCAAGTCGACCCCGCCGGGCGAGTTCACCATCCTGCAGAAGCGCGTGTTCCACCGCTCCAATCTCTACAGCAACGCGCCGATGCCGTTCATGCAGCGGCTGACCTGGACGGGGATCGCGCTGCATGCCGGACATCTGCCGGGCTATCCCGCCTCGCACGGCTGCATCCGCTTCCCGCGCGAGTTCGCGAAGCGGCTGTTCGAGATCACCGAGCTGGGCGGGCAGGTGTCGGTCGTGGACTATGAGATCGTCGATCCGCGCGTGCGGCGCGGCGTGCCGCGGCTGGTGCCCGAGCAGATCGCCAAGGCGGCCGAGCCGCCCTTCCTGCGCGCCGACCTCGCCGCATTCCGCACCGTCGGGTTCGACGTCGTCACCGCGAGCAACGACGTGATCATCCCCGGGGTCGAGCTGCGCGACGTGGTGAGCGACGGCGGCGTCCCCTACGCCCCGCTGAAGCCGGTGCTGCAGAAGTCGCCACAGCGACGGCGTTAG